From one Burkholderia pyrrocinia genomic stretch:
- a CDS encoding Nramp family divalent metal transporter, with protein MIPVSSKSAGGFALPGLSPERADGAARAALEGRRTGVAALLPFVGPAVIASIGYMDPGNFATNIQAGAAYGYRLLWVVLAANAIAMLFQAMSAKLGIVTGRNLAELCRDRFPAPVVWGMWVASEIASMATDLAEFLGGALAFGLLCHLSLFAGMIATACATCAILALEKRGFRPLEAAIAALVGVIGACYLGELLIAPQDWRAAAFHLIVPQIPDHAALTIAVGIVGATIMPHTLYLHSGLTQDRTEPRDDVERRRLVRFSNREVVVALGLAGFVNLAMVMMASSAFHLSAPGMTDIGDAYHTLIPVLGPAAGALFLVALLTSGVSSSVVGTMAGQVVMQGFIRRRMSVWVRRAVTIAPAFAVVAFGCDVTRAMVASQVVLSFVLPMPMIALLMLSAREDVMGAYAMRMPLRIVAGAATIVIVGLNAYLVWAAFN; from the coding sequence ATGATTCCCGTCTCGAGCAAATCCGCCGGCGGCTTCGCGCTGCCGGGCCTGTCTCCCGAGCGTGCCGACGGCGCGGCGCGCGCCGCGCTGGAAGGGCGCCGCACCGGCGTCGCCGCGCTGCTGCCGTTCGTCGGCCCGGCCGTGATCGCGTCGATCGGCTATATGGATCCCGGCAACTTCGCGACCAACATCCAGGCCGGCGCCGCGTACGGCTACCGGCTGTTGTGGGTCGTGCTGGCCGCGAACGCGATCGCGATGCTGTTCCAGGCGATGTCGGCGAAGCTCGGCATCGTGACCGGCCGCAATCTCGCGGAGCTGTGCCGCGACCGTTTCCCCGCGCCGGTCGTGTGGGGCATGTGGGTCGCATCCGAGATCGCCTCGATGGCGACCGATCTCGCCGAATTCCTCGGCGGCGCGCTCGCGTTCGGGCTGTTGTGTCACCTGTCGTTGTTCGCGGGAATGATCGCGACGGCATGCGCGACCTGCGCGATCCTCGCGCTCGAAAAGCGCGGCTTCCGGCCGCTGGAAGCCGCGATCGCGGCGCTGGTCGGCGTGATCGGCGCGTGTTATCTCGGCGAACTGCTGATCGCGCCGCAGGACTGGCGTGCGGCCGCATTCCACCTGATCGTCCCGCAGATTCCGGACCATGCGGCGCTGACGATCGCGGTCGGGATCGTCGGCGCGACGATCATGCCGCACACGCTGTATCTGCATTCGGGCCTCACGCAGGATCGCACCGAGCCGCGCGACGACGTCGAGCGGCGGCGGCTCGTGCGTTTCTCGAACCGCGAGGTCGTCGTCGCGCTCGGGCTGGCCGGGTTCGTGAATCTCGCGATGGTGATGATGGCGTCGTCGGCGTTCCACCTGAGCGCGCCGGGCATGACCGACATCGGCGACGCGTATCACACGCTGATCCCGGTGCTCGGGCCGGCGGCCGGTGCGCTGTTTCTCGTCGCGCTGCTGACGTCGGGTGTGTCGAGCTCGGTGGTCGGCACGATGGCCGGGCAGGTCGTGATGCAGGGTTTCATCCGCCGCCGCATGTCGGTATGGGTACGGCGCGCGGTGACGATCGCGCCCGCGTTCGCGGTGGTCGCGTTCGGCTGCGACGTCACGCGTGCAATGGTGGCGAGCCAGGTCGTGCTGAGTTTCGTGCTGCCGATGCCGATGATCGCGCTGCTGATGCTGTCGGCGCGCGAGGACGTGATGGGTGCTTACGCAATGCGGATGCCGTTGCGGATCGTCGCCGGCGCGGCGACGATCGTGATCGTCGGGTTGAATGCGTATCTGGTGTGGGCGGCATTCAATTGA
- a CDS encoding ABC transporter substrate-binding protein, producing MKHLLSRLFVSAALVALVPALPAQAATPPGIFVVATQLGEFTTLDPSGIYELVPSEYVANTYERLVRVDLKDPTKFNGQIAQSWTVGADGVTYTFKLRPGLMFHSGNPVTADDVAWSLQRTILLDKGPAGVLADLGLTKANVVQKVRAIDPQTVVLETDRRYAPSFVLNVLSACPASVFDKKLLLSHQEGNDFGSGWLRTNDAGSGPYQLVKWTPNESIVLQRFDKYRTPYPMKRVVLRHVPEASAQRLLLENGDADAARNLSPDSLAALTKAGKIKVASWPVSALLYLSLNTKNPNLAKPDVQQAMKWLVDYDGIQRNIVSTTYKVHETFLPEGFLGTLNARPYKQDVAKAKALLAKAGLPNGFDVTMDMPNDYPYLEIAQALQANFAQGGIRVKLIPGDAKQAIGKYRARQHDIFIGEWSPDYMDPNSNARGFAWNPDNSDQSSTKMLAWRNSWDIPQLTKDTEAALVEPSPAKRAQRYEALQKAVLANSPFIIMFEKVVQVATRPGTTGPEIGPINDLVSYRTLAK from the coding sequence ATGAAGCACCTGCTGTCCCGGCTGTTCGTCAGCGCCGCGCTCGTCGCGCTTGTTCCGGCGCTGCCGGCGCAGGCTGCCACGCCGCCCGGCATCTTCGTCGTCGCCACGCAGCTCGGCGAATTCACGACCCTCGACCCGAGCGGGATCTACGAACTGGTGCCGTCCGAGTATGTCGCGAACACCTACGAACGCCTGGTGCGCGTCGACCTGAAGGACCCGACCAAATTCAACGGGCAGATCGCGCAATCGTGGACGGTCGGCGCCGACGGCGTGACCTACACGTTCAAGCTGCGCCCCGGCCTCATGTTCCATTCCGGCAACCCGGTGACCGCCGACGACGTCGCGTGGTCGCTGCAGCGCACCATCCTGCTCGACAAGGGGCCGGCCGGCGTGCTCGCCGATCTCGGCCTGACCAAGGCCAACGTGGTGCAGAAGGTACGCGCGATCGATCCGCAGACCGTCGTGCTCGAAACCGACCGCAGGTACGCGCCGAGCTTCGTGCTCAACGTGCTGAGCGCGTGCCCGGCATCGGTGTTCGACAAGAAGCTGCTGCTGTCGCACCAGGAAGGCAACGATTTCGGCAGCGGCTGGCTCAGGACCAACGACGCGGGCTCGGGCCCGTACCAGCTCGTCAAGTGGACGCCGAACGAAAGCATCGTGCTGCAGCGTTTCGACAAATACCGCACGCCGTACCCGATGAAGCGCGTCGTGCTGCGCCACGTGCCCGAAGCGTCCGCGCAGCGACTGCTGCTTGAGAACGGCGACGCCGACGCCGCGCGCAACCTGAGCCCCGACAGCCTCGCCGCGCTGACGAAGGCCGGCAAGATCAAGGTCGCGTCGTGGCCGGTATCCGCGCTGCTGTACCTGAGCCTGAACACGAAGAACCCGAACCTCGCGAAGCCGGACGTGCAGCAGGCGATGAAATGGCTCGTCGACTACGACGGCATCCAGCGCAACATCGTCAGCACGACCTACAAGGTGCATGAAACCTTCCTGCCCGAAGGCTTCCTCGGCACGCTGAACGCGCGGCCGTACAAGCAGGACGTCGCGAAGGCGAAGGCGCTGCTCGCAAAGGCCGGTTTGCCGAACGGCTTCGACGTGACGATGGACATGCCGAACGACTATCCGTACCTCGAGATCGCGCAGGCGCTGCAGGCGAACTTCGCGCAGGGCGGCATCCGCGTGAAGCTGATTCCCGGCGATGCGAAGCAGGCGATCGGCAAGTACCGCGCGCGCCAGCACGACATCTTCATCGGCGAATGGTCGCCCGACTACATGGACCCGAACAGCAACGCGCGCGGCTTCGCGTGGAACCCGGACAACTCGGACCAGTCGTCGACCAAGATGCTCGCGTGGCGCAATAGCTGGGACATTCCGCAGCTGACGAAGGACACCGAGGCCGCGCTCGTCGAGCCGTCGCCCGCGAAGCGCGCGCAGCGTTACGAAGCGCTGCAGAAGGCCGTGCTCGCGAACTCGCCGTTCATCATCATGTTTGAGAAGGTCGTGCAGGTCGCGACGCGCCCCGGCACGACCGGGCCGGAAATCGGGCCGATCAACGACCTCGTGTCATACCGTACGCTCGCGAAATAA
- a CDS encoding sugar ABC transporter ATPase yields the protein MKRFLLLLPAALLAACGSAPSSDSASSSGAAPMIYVSSQRPAHAIANCLDSRLSGTEQSQHNGVIDISIGSNSYFVTLTPSGNGSVVKVVRGSGSEPPEEAMRFAIARCVI from the coding sequence ATGAAACGATTCCTGCTGCTCCTTCCCGCCGCCCTGCTCGCCGCCTGCGGTTCCGCGCCCTCGTCCGACTCGGCCTCGTCATCCGGCGCAGCGCCGATGATCTACGTGTCGTCGCAACGTCCGGCCCACGCGATCGCCAACTGCCTCGACAGCCGCCTGTCGGGCACCGAGCAGTCGCAGCACAACGGCGTGATCGACATCTCCATCGGATCGAACTCGTACTTCGTCACGCTCACACCGTCGGGCAACGGTTCGGTCGTCAAGGTCGTGCGCGGCTCGGGCAGCGAGCCGCCCGAGGAAGCGATGCGCTTCGCGATCGCACGCTGCGTGATCTGA